A stretch of Gemmatimonas sp. DNA encodes these proteins:
- a CDS encoding carboxypeptidase regulatory-like domain-containing protein, giving the protein MRKSLTLGASVLSLIPLLLGAQSTRPARISGTVFDSTLSAPLGQATVDVVDANDPLRLWTTTTDAKGEFTFEALPPGRYAVAVSHPRLDALGIRQLSRGVAVRAGERERVRLGVPSAPTLIGQVCGDSIVGQRLGYVRGVLRDADRAPLAVSGTVRLHWLELSIAEGGIGRQIASVEARADDSGRFTACGVPAEGVLQLRAWSGGDSTGVLELSVPYNGILLRDLYVGRGRTATVAWRDSVPLTTAEAIADTGAVEVRVRRGDGILRGTTRAGEGTAVSDVRVSVWGTGLGVRTTAEGQFFLNDLPLGSHTVDVRAIGYLPTRQIVDVLPGDSGRIEFNLDRMARLDTIRIMATREQILERRLAEFELNRKTRGMGRFIAPEALERHPPLRVADMFRTIPGLRVVPAAGGDVVVMRGQSFGQWCAPELWIDGVRTVTNMGLDVLVNAQDVLAAEVYNSGAAVPAQLAGFTGCGAIVLHTGMRERAKR; this is encoded by the coding sequence ATGAGGAAATCACTGACATTGGGCGCGAGTGTGCTTTCACTGATTCCGCTGCTGCTGGGGGCGCAGTCCACCCGGCCGGCGCGTATCAGCGGCACGGTATTCGACAGCACGCTCAGTGCGCCGCTCGGGCAGGCCACGGTGGACGTCGTGGACGCGAATGATCCGCTTCGGCTGTGGACCACCACCACCGATGCCAAGGGCGAGTTCACCTTCGAGGCGTTGCCACCGGGCCGCTACGCCGTGGCGGTGTCGCATCCGCGGCTCGACGCCCTCGGCATTCGGCAACTGTCCCGTGGCGTCGCGGTACGGGCCGGCGAACGCGAACGTGTGCGCCTGGGCGTGCCGTCAGCGCCCACGCTCATTGGCCAGGTGTGCGGTGACAGCATCGTGGGGCAGCGTCTCGGTTATGTGCGCGGCGTGTTGCGCGATGCCGACCGCGCCCCGTTGGCGGTGTCCGGCACCGTGCGGCTGCATTGGCTCGAGCTGTCCATTGCCGAAGGGGGCATCGGGCGGCAGATCGCCTCGGTCGAGGCGCGCGCCGACGACAGCGGCCGTTTCACCGCCTGCGGCGTGCCAGCCGAAGGGGTGCTGCAACTGCGTGCCTGGAGTGGCGGCGATTCCACCGGGGTACTGGAGCTGAGTGTACCGTACAACGGCATCCTGCTGCGCGACCTGTACGTGGGGCGCGGCCGTACGGCCACCGTGGCGTGGCGTGACTCCGTTCCGCTCACGACCGCGGAGGCTATCGCCGACACCGGGGCCGTGGAAGTGCGCGTGCGCCGCGGCGATGGCATCCTGCGGGGCACGACACGTGCCGGCGAAGGCACGGCGGTCTCTGATGTGCGCGTGTCGGTGTGGGGAACGGGCCTCGGCGTGCGCACCACGGCCGAGGGGCAGTTCTTTCTCAACGACTTGCCACTGGGCTCACATACGGTGGACGTGCGCGCGATCGGGTATCTGCCCACCCGCCAGATCGTGGATGTGCTGCCCGGCGACAGCGGACGGATCGAGTTCAACCTCGATCGCATGGCACGGCTCGACACGATCCGCATCATGGCCACGCGCGAGCAGATCCTCGAGCGGCGCCTCGCCGAGTTCGAGCTCAATCGCAAGACGCGCGGCATGGGCCGCTTCATTGCGCCCGAGGCCCTCGAGCGGCATCCGCCGCTGCGTGTGGCCGACATGTTTCGCACCATCCCGGGGCTGCGTGTGGTACCGGCGGCCGGGGGCGACGTGGTGGTCATGCGCGGGCAGTCATTCGGCCAGTGGTGTGCGCCCGAGTTGTGGATCGATGGCGTTCGCACGGTGACCAACATGGGGCTCGACGTGCTGGTGAATGCGCAGGATGTGCTGGCCGCGGAGGTGTACAACAGTGGCGCCGCCGTGCCGGCGCAGCTGGCAGGGTTCACCGGGTGCGGGGCCATCGTGCTGCATACGGGCATGCGGGAGCGCGCCAAACGCTGA
- the ahcY gene encoding adenosylhomocysteinase has product MTEHGVALLTSLDRPAFAVRDLALAEWGRKEIRLAEQEMPGLMALRAEFAGKAPLTGAKIMGSLHMTVQTAVLIETLVALGADVRWVSCNIFSTQDHAAAAVAVGPTGTVENPKGTPVFAWKGETLEEYWWCTEQALMWPDGTGPNLLLDDGGDATLLVHKGTEYEAAGAVPGFDSDNEPEEWGVILDLLRAEQQKNPGRWTKVLAGIRGVSEETTTGVHRLYEMERAGTLAFPAINVNDAVTKSKFDNLYGCRHSVVDGLNRATDVMLAGKIVVVLGYGDVGKGCAQALKGQGARVIVTEIDPICALQAALEGYQVTTLEDIVEQADIFVSATGNKNVITVEHMSRMKDKAIVSNIGHFDNEIDMAGLKKVEGMKRINIKPQYDEFVLPNGRSILILAEGRLMNLGCATGHPSFVMSASFSNQVLAQLELHANADQYAKKVYTLPKHLDEKVARLHLDKLGVKLTQLTPDQAAYIGVDMQGPYKAAHYKY; this is encoded by the coding sequence GAACACGGCGTCGCGCTGCTGACGTCGCTCGACCGTCCCGCCTTTGCCGTGCGCGATCTCGCGCTGGCCGAGTGGGGCCGCAAGGAAATCCGCCTCGCCGAGCAGGAGATGCCCGGCCTCATGGCGCTGCGCGCGGAGTTCGCCGGCAAGGCGCCGCTCACGGGCGCCAAGATCATGGGCTCGCTGCACATGACGGTGCAGACGGCGGTCCTCATCGAGACGCTCGTGGCGCTCGGCGCCGACGTGCGCTGGGTGTCGTGCAACATCTTCTCCACGCAGGATCATGCGGCCGCCGCGGTGGCCGTGGGCCCCACCGGCACGGTGGAAAACCCCAAGGGCACGCCGGTGTTCGCGTGGAAGGGGGAGACGCTCGAGGAATACTGGTGGTGCACCGAGCAGGCGCTCATGTGGCCCGACGGCACGGGCCCGAACCTGCTGCTCGACGACGGTGGCGATGCCACGCTGCTCGTGCACAAGGGCACCGAGTACGAGGCGGCCGGCGCGGTGCCGGGCTTCGACAGCGACAATGAGCCGGAAGAGTGGGGCGTGATTCTCGACCTGCTGCGTGCGGAGCAGCAGAAGAATCCCGGCCGCTGGACCAAGGTGCTCGCCGGCATTCGCGGGGTGTCGGAAGAGACCACCACGGGCGTGCATCGCCTGTACGAGATGGAGCGCGCCGGCACGCTGGCCTTCCCAGCCATCAACGTGAACGATGCGGTGACCAAGTCGAAGTTCGACAACCTGTACGGCTGCCGTCACTCCGTGGTGGACGGGCTCAACCGCGCCACCGACGTGATGCTTGCCGGCAAGATCGTGGTGGTGCTGGGCTACGGCGACGTGGGCAAGGGGTGCGCGCAGGCGCTCAAGGGCCAGGGCGCCCGCGTGATCGTCACGGAAATCGATCCCATCTGCGCGCTGCAGGCGGCGCTCGAGGGGTATCAGGTCACCACGCTTGAAGACATCGTGGAGCAGGCGGACATCTTCGTGAGCGCGACGGGCAACAAGAACGTCATTACGGTCGAGCACATGAGCCGCATGAAGGACAAGGCCATCGTGAGCAACATCGGCCACTTCGACAACGAGATCGACATGGCCGGTCTCAAGAAGGTCGAAGGGATGAAGCGCATCAACATCAAGCCGCAGTACGACGAGTTCGTGCTGCCGAACGGCCGCTCCATTCTCATCCTAGCCGAAGGGCGTCTCATGAACCTCGGCTGCGCCACGGGCCACCCGAGCTTCGTGATGAGTGCCAGCTTCAGCAATCAGGTGCTGGCGCAGCTCGAGCTGCACGCCAACGCCGACCAGTACGCGAAGAAGGTGTACACGCTGCCCAAGCATCTCGACGAGAAGGTGGCGCGTCTGCATCTGGACAAGCTGGGCGTGAAGCTCACGCAGCTCACGCCCGATCAGGCGGCGTACATCGGCGTGGACATGCAGGGACCGTACAAGGCGGCGCACTACAAGTACTGA